From one Streptomyces sp. CA-210063 genomic stretch:
- a CDS encoding sugar ABC transporter substrate-binding protein, whose amino-acid sequence MKLARTRSTAAAACAVAALTLLTACNRDSSGSAGSAGDQPAIGIDLPRSDSDFWNSYAEYLKKDVKSEDINALPLSNSQNDITKLVANVQVFQNTGAKAVVMAPQDTGAIASTLDTLASKKIPVVSVDTRPDKGDVYMVVRADNRAYGTKACEFLGEQLGGKGKVAELQGALDSINGRDRSEAFAQCMKEKFPDIKVFELPTDWKGDVASAKLQSLLAQHPDLNGIYMQAGGVFLQPTLSLLEQKGLLKPAGEKGHISIISNDGIPQEFDAIRKGQIDATVSQPADLYAKYALYYAQAAAEGKTFKPGKTDHDSTIIEIPNGLEDQLPAPLVTKDNVDDKTLWGNNVG is encoded by the coding sequence ATGAAGCTCGCTCGCACCCGCTCCACCGCCGCAGCGGCCTGCGCCGTCGCGGCCCTCACCCTCCTCACCGCGTGCAACCGTGACAGCTCCGGGTCCGCCGGCTCGGCCGGTGACCAGCCCGCCATCGGGATCGACCTGCCGCGCTCCGACTCGGACTTCTGGAACTCCTACGCCGAGTACCTGAAGAAGGACGTCAAGTCCGAGGACATCAACGCGCTGCCGCTCAGCAACTCGCAGAACGACATCACCAAGCTCGTCGCCAACGTCCAGGTGTTCCAGAACACGGGCGCCAAGGCCGTCGTCATGGCCCCGCAGGACACCGGTGCCATCGCCTCCACCCTCGACACCCTCGCGTCGAAGAAGATCCCCGTGGTCAGCGTCGACACCCGGCCCGACAAGGGTGACGTCTACATGGTCGTGCGCGCCGACAACCGGGCGTACGGCACCAAGGCCTGCGAGTTCCTCGGCGAGCAGCTGGGCGGCAAGGGCAAGGTCGCCGAGCTGCAGGGCGCCCTGGACTCGATCAACGGGCGGGACCGCTCCGAGGCCTTCGCCCAGTGCATGAAGGAGAAGTTCCCGGACATCAAGGTGTTCGAGCTGCCCACCGACTGGAAGGGCGACGTGGCCTCCGCCAAGCTGCAGAGCCTGCTCGCCCAGCACCCCGACCTGAACGGCATCTACATGCAGGCCGGTGGTGTCTTCCTGCAGCCGACCCTGTCGCTCCTCGAGCAGAAGGGCCTGCTCAAGCCCGCCGGGGAGAAGGGCCACATCTCGATCATCTCCAACGACGGCATCCCGCAGGAGTTCGACGCCATCCGCAAGGGCCAGATCGACGCGACGGTCTCCCAGCCCGCCGACCTCTACGCCAAGTACGCGCTGTACTACGCGCAGGCCGCCGCCGAGGGCAAGACGTTCAAGCCGGGCAAGACCGACCACGACTCCACGATCATCGAGATCCCCAACGGCCTGGAGGACCAGCTGCCGGCGCCGCTGGTGACCAAGGACAACGTGGACGACAAGACCCTCTGGGGCAACAACGTCGGCTAG
- a CDS encoding fumarylacetoacetate hydrolase family protein, translated as MKLLRVGVPGEERPAVLTDDGRLLDLSPVASDIDGAFLASGGVDRARAAVEAGGLSELVPRQATFAPSRRPARSPILGFARTGGAPTAAPAESPSTSSTRTSGRHAESTHRTPLLNGQTLPAGALDPDGLRIGAPVARPGKVICVGLNYRDHAAETGAAIPPRPVVFMKDPGTVVGPYDEVLIPRGSVKTDWEVELGVVIGRRARYLEGPEEAAEVIAGYAVSHDVSEREFQLEYSSQWDLGKSCETFNPIGPWLVTADEAGDPQDLGLRLSVNGVKRQHGHTRDMIFPVHRIVAYLSQYMVLEPGDVINTGTPAGVALGLPGTPYLRPGDTVELEIDGLGSQRQIFGQA; from the coding sequence GTGAAACTGCTACGCGTCGGCGTCCCGGGAGAGGAGCGGCCCGCCGTCCTGACCGACGACGGCCGGCTGCTGGACCTGTCCCCCGTGGCCTCCGACATCGACGGCGCCTTCCTCGCCTCCGGCGGAGTCGACCGGGCCCGCGCGGCGGTCGAGGCGGGCGGACTGTCCGAGCTAGTGCCCCGACAGGCAACGTTCGCCCCGTCACGACGCCCGGCACGCTCCCCCATTCTCGGCTTCGCTCGAACGGGAGGGGCCCCCACCGCCGCACCGGCCGAAAGCCCAAGTACATCCAGTACGAGGACTTCCGGCCGGCACGCCGAGAGCACGCACCGGACGCCGCTCCTCAATGGGCAAACGTTGCCTGCCGGGGCACTAGACCCCGACGGCCTGCGGATCGGCGCCCCCGTCGCCCGCCCCGGGAAAGTCATCTGCGTCGGGCTGAACTACCGCGACCACGCCGCCGAGACCGGCGCCGCGATCCCGCCCCGCCCCGTGGTCTTCATGAAGGACCCGGGCACCGTCGTCGGCCCGTACGACGAGGTGCTGATCCCCCGCGGCTCGGTCAAGACCGACTGGGAGGTCGAGCTGGGCGTCGTCATCGGACGACGGGCCCGCTATCTGGAGGGCCCCGAGGAGGCGGCCGAGGTGATCGCGGGATACGCGGTCAGCCATGACGTCTCCGAGCGCGAGTTCCAGCTGGAGTACTCCTCGCAGTGGGACCTCGGCAAGTCCTGCGAGACCTTCAACCCCATCGGCCCGTGGCTCGTCACCGCCGACGAGGCCGGCGACCCGCAGGACCTCGGTCTGCGGCTGAGCGTCAACGGCGTCAAACGCCAGCACGGGCACACCCGCGACATGATCTTCCCGGTCCACCGGATCGTGGCGTACCTCAGCCAGTACATGGTTCTGGAGCCCGGTGACGTGATCAACACCGGTACGCCCGCGGGCGTGGCCCTCGGCCTGCCCGGCACCCCCTACCTCCGCCCCGGTGACACCGTCGAGCTAGAGATCGACGGACTCGGGAGCCAGCGCCAGATCTTCGGCCAAGCGTGA
- a CDS encoding L-fuconate dehydratase, with protein MTATPARITAVDTYDIRFPTSRELDGSDAMNPDPDYSAAYVVLRTDADDGLEGHGFTFTIGRGNDVQVAAIGALRPHLLGRSVQELCADPGSVNRDLIGDSQLRWLGPEKGVMHMAIGAVVNAVWDLAAKRAGQPLWRLLAHAEPEWLVSQVDFRYIADALTPEDALQLLREGRTGLAEREATLLERGYPGYTTSPGWLGYSDEKLTRLAKQAVADGFTQIKLKVGADLDDDLRRMRTARAAVGDGVRIAIDANQRWNIGEAIEWTQALADFDPYWIEEPTSPDDILGHAAVRRGVAPVKVATGEHVQNRIVFKQLLQAEAIDVLQIDAARVGGVNENLAILLLAAKFGVPVCPHAGGVGLCELVQHLSMFDYLALSGTTDDRVIEYVDHLHEHFTAPVVMREGHYVAPLTPGFSATMHPGSLAEYRYPDGTFWAADLAGQEEVA; from the coding sequence TTGACTGCAACCCCCGCCCGGATCACCGCGGTCGACACCTATGACATCCGCTTCCCCACCTCGCGGGAGCTGGACGGCTCGGACGCGATGAACCCGGACCCCGACTACTCCGCCGCCTACGTCGTGCTGCGCACCGACGCCGACGACGGCCTCGAAGGCCATGGCTTCACCTTCACCATCGGCCGCGGCAACGATGTCCAGGTCGCCGCCATCGGCGCCCTGCGGCCCCACCTCCTGGGCCGCTCGGTTCAGGAGCTGTGCGCCGACCCCGGCTCGGTCAACCGCGACCTGATCGGGGACAGCCAGCTGCGCTGGCTCGGCCCCGAGAAGGGCGTGATGCACATGGCCATCGGCGCGGTCGTCAACGCCGTGTGGGACCTGGCCGCCAAGCGCGCCGGGCAGCCCCTGTGGCGCCTCCTCGCCCACGCCGAACCCGAGTGGCTGGTCTCCCAGGTCGACTTCCGCTACATCGCCGACGCCCTCACCCCCGAGGACGCCCTCCAACTGCTGCGCGAGGGCCGCACCGGTCTCGCGGAGCGCGAGGCGACCCTGCTGGAGCGCGGCTACCCCGGCTACACCACCTCACCGGGCTGGCTCGGCTACTCCGACGAGAAACTCACCCGGCTGGCCAAGCAGGCCGTCGCCGACGGCTTCACCCAGATCAAGCTCAAGGTCGGCGCCGACCTCGACGACGACCTCCGCCGTATGCGCACCGCCCGCGCCGCCGTCGGCGACGGTGTACGCATCGCCATCGACGCCAACCAGCGCTGGAACATCGGCGAGGCGATCGAGTGGACCCAGGCCCTCGCCGACTTCGACCCGTACTGGATCGAGGAACCCACCAGCCCCGACGACATCCTCGGCCACGCCGCCGTCCGCCGGGGCGTCGCGCCGGTGAAGGTCGCCACCGGCGAACACGTCCAGAACCGCATCGTCTTCAAGCAGCTCCTCCAGGCCGAGGCCATCGACGTCCTCCAGATCGACGCGGCCCGCGTCGGCGGAGTCAACGAGAACCTCGCGATCCTGCTGCTCGCCGCGAAGTTCGGCGTCCCGGTGTGCCCGCACGCCGGTGGCGTGGGCCTGTGCGAACTGGTCCAGCACCTGTCGATGTTCGACTACCTGGCCCTCTCCGGCACCACCGACGACCGGGTCATCGAGTACGTCGACCACCTCCACGAGCACTTCACCGCCCCCGTGGTGATGCGCGAGGGCCACTACGTCGCCCCCCTGACCCCGGGTTTCTCCGCCACCATGCACCCCGGGTCCCTCGCCGAATACCGTTACCCGGACGGCACGTTCTGGGCCGCCGACCTCGCTGGACAGGAGGAAGTCGCATGA
- a CDS encoding SDR family NAD(P)-dependent oxidoreductase, whose translation MTDLTGLRAIVTGGASGIGLATARLLAARGAAVAVLDLDPSGASAPLLGLKADVTDDASVRAAVAEAVERFGGLDILVNNAGIGAQGTVEDNPDLQWQRVLDVNVLGMVRTSRAALPHLRDAATARQGTAAIVNTCSIAATAGLPQRALYSASKGAVLSLTLAMAADHVREGVRVNCVNPGTADTPWVGRLLDAADDPEAERAALNARQPMGRLVTADEVAAAIVYLASPAAASVTGTALAVDGGMQGLRLRPAGS comes from the coding sequence ATGACGGATCTGACAGGTCTCCGCGCGATCGTCACGGGTGGCGCGTCCGGAATCGGGCTGGCCACCGCCCGGCTGCTGGCCGCACGCGGCGCAGCGGTGGCCGTCCTCGACCTCGACCCCTCCGGGGCGTCGGCCCCGCTGCTCGGCCTCAAGGCCGACGTCACCGACGACGCCTCCGTACGGGCCGCCGTCGCGGAGGCCGTCGAGCGGTTCGGCGGCCTGGACATCCTTGTCAACAACGCGGGCATCGGCGCGCAGGGCACCGTCGAGGACAACCCCGACCTCCAGTGGCAGCGGGTCCTCGACGTCAACGTCCTCGGCATGGTGCGCACCAGCCGGGCGGCCCTGCCCCATCTGCGCGACGCGGCCACTGCCCGTCAGGGCACCGCGGCGATCGTCAACACCTGCTCCATCGCCGCCACCGCCGGCCTGCCGCAGCGCGCCCTGTACTCCGCCAGCAAGGGCGCGGTCCTCTCGCTGACCCTGGCGATGGCCGCCGACCACGTCCGCGAGGGCGTCCGCGTCAACTGCGTCAACCCCGGCACCGCCGACACCCCGTGGGTGGGCCGGCTCCTCGACGCCGCCGACGATCCCGAGGCGGAGCGGGCCGCCCTCAACGCCCGCCAGCCCATGGGCCGCCTGGTCACCGCGGACGAGGTCGCGGCCGCCATCGTCTATCTGGCGAGCCCCGCCGCGGCCTCCGTCACCGGCACCGCCCTCGCCGTCGACGGCGGTATGCAGGGGCTCCGGCTCCGCCCGGCGGGCTCATGA
- a CDS encoding aldo/keto reductase, whose amino-acid sequence MRTRILGRTDVRVTELSYGAACIGNLYRPVPDEEAAAAIDAAWDAGIRTFDTAPHYGLGLSERRLGAALRDRPRDTYTVSTKVGRLLVPDDGGGDDLAHGFAVPATLRRVWDFSADGVRRSLEASLDRLGLDRVDIVLLHDPDDHAEQALDEAYPALERLRGEGVVGAIGVGMNQSALPARFLRETDIDVVLLAGRYTLLEQEGLAELLPEAATRGRSVLIGGVFNSGLLTDPKPGATYNYAPVPEPVLDQALRLKAVTERHGVPLRAAALRFPLGHPAVASVLSGARSPGEVRDTVEQFRRPVPAALWDDLGAEGLLAPEAPVPLEEKEPS is encoded by the coding sequence ATGAGGACCAGGATCCTCGGCCGCACCGATGTCCGCGTCACCGAACTGTCGTACGGCGCCGCGTGCATCGGCAACCTCTACCGCCCGGTGCCCGACGAGGAGGCCGCCGCCGCGATCGACGCCGCCTGGGACGCCGGGATCCGCACCTTCGACACGGCACCCCACTACGGCCTCGGCCTGTCCGAACGCCGCCTGGGCGCCGCCCTGCGCGACCGCCCCCGGGACACGTACACCGTCTCCACCAAGGTCGGGCGCCTGCTCGTGCCCGACGACGGAGGCGGCGACGACCTCGCCCATGGCTTCGCCGTCCCGGCGACCCTGCGCCGCGTCTGGGACTTCAGCGCCGACGGCGTCCGCCGCTCCCTCGAAGCCAGCCTGGACCGTCTCGGGCTGGACCGGGTGGACATCGTCCTCCTCCACGACCCCGACGACCACGCCGAGCAGGCCCTCGACGAGGCCTATCCGGCACTCGAACGGCTGCGCGGCGAAGGCGTCGTCGGGGCGATCGGCGTCGGCATGAACCAGTCCGCGCTCCCGGCCCGCTTCCTGCGCGAGACCGACATCGACGTCGTCCTGCTCGCCGGCCGCTACACCCTCCTGGAACAGGAAGGCCTCGCCGAACTGCTCCCCGAGGCCGCCACCCGCGGCCGGAGCGTCCTCATCGGCGGCGTCTTCAACTCCGGCCTGCTCACCGACCCGAAGCCGGGCGCCACCTACAACTACGCGCCCGTCCCGGAACCCGTACTCGACCAGGCCCTGCGCCTGAAGGCGGTCACCGAACGCCACGGTGTGCCCCTGCGCGCCGCCGCCCTCCGCTTCCCGCTCGGCCATCCGGCCGTCGCGAGCGTCCTCAGCGGCGCACGTTCCCCCGGCGAGGTCCGCGACACCGTGGAGCAGTTCCGCCGCCCCGTACCGGCCGCCCTCTGGGACGACCTGGGCGCGGAGGGCCTGCTGGCCCCTGAAGCCCCCGTGCCTCTCGAAGAAAAGGAGCCGTCGTGA
- a CDS encoding L-rhamnose mutarotase, with protein MRIALHTKVRADRIEEYEAAHREVPEELTTAIRAAGVSEWTIWRSGTDLFHLLEVEDYAAMIAELEKLPVNIAWQARMADLLDVVHDYSAEGSDAGLPAVWEL; from the coding sequence GTGAGGATCGCCCTGCACACCAAGGTCCGCGCCGACCGCATCGAGGAGTACGAGGCGGCCCATCGCGAGGTCCCCGAGGAACTGACCACCGCCATCCGCGCCGCCGGGGTGAGCGAGTGGACGATCTGGCGCAGCGGCACCGACCTCTTCCATCTGCTGGAGGTCGAGGACTACGCGGCGATGATCGCCGAACTGGAGAAACTGCCGGTCAACATCGCCTGGCAGGCCCGCATGGCCGACCTCCTCGACGTCGTCCACGACTACTCGGCGGAGGGCTCCGACGCCGGACTGCCCGCGGTGTGGGAACTGTGA
- a CDS encoding amidohydrolase family protein: MIVDAHHHVWDLSIRDQDWITGPELAPLRRDFTLRELEAAARFAGVTATVLVQTITVPEETPEFLALAADSDLVAGVVGWTDLTSPDVADALAKLREGPGGEYLVGIRHQVQGEPDPRWLVRPDVTRGLSAVADAGLVYDLLVTPHQLPAAVEAAARLPELTFVLDHLGKPPIASGELEPWAGEIRRLAALPNTVCKLSGLVTEADWTSWSVADLVPYADTVLDAFGPGRLMFGSDWPVCLLASDYVEVIDVAESLVSAVSLAEDREVFGGTAIRTYGLRI, encoded by the coding sequence GTGATCGTCGACGCCCACCACCACGTCTGGGACCTCTCGATCCGGGACCAGGACTGGATCACCGGACCCGAACTCGCCCCGTTGCGCCGCGACTTCACCCTCCGCGAGCTGGAGGCGGCGGCACGATTCGCCGGCGTCACCGCCACCGTGCTGGTGCAGACGATCACCGTGCCCGAGGAGACCCCCGAGTTCCTGGCCCTCGCCGCCGACAGCGACCTGGTCGCCGGGGTCGTCGGCTGGACCGACCTCACCTCTCCCGATGTCGCCGACGCTCTCGCCAAGCTGCGGGAAGGGCCGGGCGGCGAGTACCTGGTGGGCATCCGCCACCAGGTACAGGGCGAACCGGACCCGCGCTGGCTGGTGCGCCCGGACGTCACCAGGGGCCTGTCCGCCGTCGCCGACGCGGGACTCGTCTACGACCTCCTGGTCACACCCCACCAGCTCCCGGCCGCCGTGGAGGCGGCGGCCCGGCTCCCCGAACTCACCTTCGTCCTGGACCACTTGGGGAAGCCACCCATCGCCTCCGGCGAACTGGAGCCATGGGCGGGGGAGATACGGCGGCTCGCCGCCCTGCCGAACACCGTGTGCAAACTCTCCGGCCTGGTCACGGAGGCCGACTGGACCTCCTGGTCCGTCGCGGACCTCGTCCCGTACGCCGACACCGTGCTCGACGCCTTCGGCCCCGGGCGGCTGATGTTCGGCTCGGACTGGCCCGTCTGCCTGCTCGCCTCCGACTACGTGGAAGTCATCGACGTGGCCGAGTCGTTGGTGTCCGCGGTGAGCCTCGCCGAAGACCGGGAGGTCTTCGGGGGCACCGCGATCCGCACCTACGGCCTGCGGATCTGA
- a CDS encoding energy-coupling factor ABC transporter ATP-binding protein produces MSEPVLVALRGASFAYEDGPAVLSDLDFAVHEGRALALLGRNGSGKTTLMRLLSGGLRPRSGELAVQGRPVTYDRKGLTRLRTTVQLVVQDPDDQLFAASVAQDVSFGPLNLGLSDAQVRARVEEALGALGISALADRPTHLLSYGQRKRTAIAGAVAMRPRVLILDEPTAGLDPDGQERLLATLEELRRSGTTVVMATHDVDLALRWADDAALLTPSGARTGPVAAMLARTDLLQQAGLRLPWGIAVARLLREQGLLTGEEPGPRTPEELAAMAGAHTAPPLPADG; encoded by the coding sequence ATGAGCGAGCCCGTGCTGGTCGCCCTACGGGGCGCGTCCTTCGCGTACGAGGACGGCCCGGCCGTGCTCAGCGATCTCGACTTCGCGGTGCACGAGGGGCGCGCGCTCGCCCTGCTGGGCCGCAACGGCAGCGGCAAGACCACGCTGATGCGGCTGCTCAGCGGTGGACTGCGGCCCCGTTCGGGCGAGTTGGCGGTCCAGGGGCGGCCGGTGACGTACGACCGCAAGGGTCTGACCCGGCTGCGGACGACCGTCCAGTTGGTCGTCCAGGACCCGGACGACCAGTTGTTCGCGGCGTCCGTCGCGCAGGACGTGTCGTTCGGGCCGCTGAACCTCGGGCTGTCCGACGCGCAGGTGCGGGCCCGGGTGGAGGAGGCGCTCGGCGCGCTCGGGATCAGCGCCCTCGCCGACCGGCCCACCCATCTGCTCTCCTACGGGCAGCGCAAGCGGACCGCCATCGCCGGCGCGGTCGCGATGCGGCCCCGGGTCCTGATCCTCGACGAGCCGACCGCCGGGCTCGACCCCGACGGCCAGGAGCGGCTTCTCGCCACGCTGGAGGAGCTGCGCCGGTCCGGCACCACCGTCGTGATGGCCACGCACGACGTCGACCTCGCCCTGCGGTGGGCCGACGACGCGGCGCTGCTCACTCCGTCGGGCGCCCGCACGGGCCCGGTGGCCGCGATGCTCGCCCGCACGGACCTCCTCCAGCAGGCGGGGCTACGGCTCCCGTGGGGCATCGCGGTCGCTCGACTGCTGCGCGAACAGGGGCTGTTGACGGGTGAGGAGCCCGGTCCGCGTACGCCGGAGGAGCTGGCCGCCATGGCGGGGGCGCACACCGCTCCCCCGCTACCGGCCGACGGCTGA
- the cbiQ gene encoding cobalt ECF transporter T component CbiQ, translating to MLPIDAAAHSSRWRRRHPVDKALLGLGLTVLAISLPPWPGAALVLLTALAVLLGPAGVPGRRLWRAYRVPLGFCVTGALPLLVQVGGPDGFVTLAEGGPVRAGELLLRTSAASLGVLLFAFTTPMSDLLPRLVKAGVPAPVVDVALVTYRMSFLLLDSVRRIREAQAARLGHTTRAATWRSLAGLGATAFVRAFDRAARLQTGLAGRGYDGTLRVLVPEARVSARFTAASVALLAAVAALTFVLDSSWKGR from the coding sequence GTGCTGCCGATCGACGCGGCGGCGCACAGCAGTCGCTGGCGCCGCCGCCACCCCGTGGACAAGGCCTTGCTCGGACTAGGTCTCACGGTCCTCGCGATCTCCCTGCCACCCTGGCCCGGCGCCGCCCTCGTGCTGCTGACCGCCCTCGCCGTGCTGCTGGGCCCGGCGGGCGTCCCCGGCCGTCGGCTGTGGCGCGCCTATCGGGTGCCGCTGGGCTTCTGCGTGACCGGGGCGCTGCCCCTGCTGGTCCAAGTGGGCGGGCCCGACGGGTTCGTCACCCTGGCCGAGGGCGGTCCGGTCCGCGCCGGGGAGCTGCTGCTGCGCACCTCGGCCGCCTCCCTCGGCGTCCTGCTGTTCGCCTTCACCACGCCCATGTCGGACCTGCTGCCCCGGCTGGTGAAGGCCGGGGTGCCCGCACCGGTCGTGGACGTCGCGCTGGTCACGTACCGCATGAGCTTCCTTCTCCTGGACTCGGTGCGCCGGATCCGGGAGGCGCAGGCGGCCCGGCTGGGGCACACCACACGGGCCGCCACCTGGCGTTCCCTCGCCGGGCTGGGCGCCACCGCGTTCGTACGGGCCTTCGACCGGGCGGCTCGCCTCCAGACCGGGCTGGCCGGACGGGGGTACGACGGCACCCTGCGCGTCCTGGTGCCCGAGGCCCGGGTCTCCGCCCGCTTCACCGCGGCCAGTGTCGCCCTGCTCGCGGCCGTGGCCGCCCTCACCTTCGTACTGGATTCGTCCTGGAAAGGCCGCTGA
- a CDS encoding energy-coupling factor ABC transporter substrate-binding protein, whose protein sequence is MNRNTKINALLLIVVAALAVLPLALGLGDHKEEPFTGSDGEAETAITEIEPDYEPWFSPLYEPPSGEIESALFSLQAALGAGVLAYYFGVRRGRRQGEARARARLDAAGNTTTSEATAVSATAAAATARTATGDEGPPGGAAESTAGRV, encoded by the coding sequence ATGAACCGCAACACGAAGATCAACGCCCTGCTGCTGATCGTCGTGGCCGCGCTCGCCGTCCTGCCGCTGGCCCTCGGCCTCGGCGACCACAAGGAGGAGCCGTTCACGGGCTCCGACGGCGAGGCGGAGACGGCGATCACCGAGATCGAGCCGGACTACGAGCCCTGGTTCTCCCCCTTGTACGAGCCGCCGTCCGGTGAGATCGAGTCGGCGCTCTTCTCCCTCCAGGCCGCGCTGGGCGCGGGCGTCCTCGCCTACTACTTCGGTGTGCGCCGGGGCCGGCGCCAGGGCGAGGCGCGAGCCCGGGCGCGACTGGACGCGGCCGGGAACACCACCACGAGCGAGGCGACCGCGGTGAGCGCGACGGCGGCGGCCGCGACCGCCAGGACCGCGACCGGTGACGAAGGCCCGCCCGGTGGCGCCGCCGAGTCCACCGCGGGCCGGGTCTGA
- a CDS encoding energy-coupling factor ABC transporter permease yields the protein MHIAEGFLPPAHAIAWGVASAPFVVHGVRSLTREVREHPESTLLLGASGAFTFVLSALKLPSVTGSCSHPTGTGLGAILFRPPIMAVLGTITLLFQALLLAHGGLTTLGANVFSMAIAGPWAGYGVYRLLRRFGVPLMVTVFFGAFVADLVTYCVTSVQLALAFPDPSSGFLGALGKFGSIFAVTQIPLAVSEGLLTVLVMRLLVQSSKGELTRLGVLLTGKQDRTETDETEAVAR from the coding sequence ATGCACATAGCCGAGGGTTTCCTTCCTCCGGCGCACGCGATCGCCTGGGGGGTCGCGTCCGCGCCGTTCGTCGTCCACGGAGTACGGTCACTCACCCGTGAGGTCAGGGAGCATCCCGAGAGCACACTGCTGCTCGGTGCCTCGGGGGCCTTCACCTTCGTCCTGTCCGCGCTGAAGCTCCCGTCGGTGACCGGGAGTTGCTCCCACCCCACCGGCACCGGCCTGGGCGCCATCCTGTTCCGGCCACCGATCATGGCGGTGCTGGGCACCATCACCCTGCTCTTCCAGGCCCTGCTGCTCGCGCACGGCGGCCTGACCACGCTCGGCGCCAACGTCTTCTCGATGGCGATCGCCGGGCCGTGGGCGGGTTACGGCGTCTACCGGCTGCTGCGGCGGTTCGGCGTGCCGCTGATGGTCACGGTGTTCTTCGGCGCGTTCGTCGCCGACCTGGTCACCTACTGCGTCACCAGCGTGCAGCTGGCGCTCGCGTTCCCCGACCCGAGCAGCGGCTTCCTCGGCGCGCTCGGCAAGTTCGGTTCGATCTTCGCCGTCACCCAGATCCCGCTCGCGGTGAGCGAGGGTCTCCTCACCGTGCTGGTGATGCGTCTGCTGGTGCAGTCGAGCAAGGGCGAACTGACCCGGCTCGGCGTGCTCCTGACCGGCAAGCAGGACCGGACCGAGACCGACGAGACCGAGGCGGTGGCCCGATGA
- a CDS encoding DUF1775 domain-containing protein: MQPSPIGTRESAVHRPTLAPSTRRLGVLTAVVLAVTVATAGPAAAHTEVEAEGARALDQNVELTFFAESESSSAGITKLEVILPEGIVPADITYDKGPDGWKFAPTSRGWTVSGEKLPVGEDAEYAVTVRQLPDAKSLVFKTLQSYSDGKVDRWIELDGEEGGDGHGHGHPAPRLDLKAAAPGAQPVSPSPSEEPTTAAPSTAPATGTPTPSAKPAADGTKDDDGMSLAVPLGIGAGVLVLGAGVWWFRSRRGGTA, from the coding sequence ATGCAGCCTTCACCCATCGGCACAAGGGAGTCAGCTGTGCACCGCCCGACCTTGGCACCCAGCACACGCCGTCTCGGCGTTCTCACCGCCGTCGTGTTGGCGGTCACCGTCGCCACCGCGGGACCGGCCGCGGCCCACACGGAGGTCGAGGCGGAGGGCGCCCGGGCCCTCGACCAGAACGTCGAACTGACCTTCTTCGCGGAGTCGGAGTCCTCCTCCGCCGGCATCACCAAACTGGAGGTGATCCTGCCCGAGGGCATCGTCCCCGCCGACATCACCTACGACAAGGGACCCGACGGCTGGAAGTTCGCCCCCACCAGCCGGGGCTGGACGGTCTCCGGTGAGAAGCTCCCGGTGGGGGAGGACGCCGAATACGCCGTCACCGTACGACAGCTGCCCGACGCGAAGTCCCTGGTCTTCAAGACGCTGCAGTCCTACAGCGACGGCAAGGTGGACCGCTGGATCGAGCTCGACGGCGAGGAGGGCGGGGACGGCCACGGCCACGGTCACCCGGCGCCCCGCCTGGACCTGAAGGCCGCCGCCCCCGGCGCCCAACCCGTGAGCCCCAGCCCTTCGGAGGAGCCCACGACGGCCGCCCCCTCGACCGCCCCGGCCACCGGCACACCGACCCCGTCCGCGAAGCCCGCGGCGGACGGCACCAAGGACGACGACGGCATGTCCCTCGCCGTGCCCCTCGGCATCGGCGCGGGCGTCCTCGTACTCGGCGCGGGAGTGTGGTGGTTCAGGAGCCGCCGGGGCGGGACCGCCTGA